In one Lolium rigidum isolate FL_2022 chromosome 3, APGP_CSIRO_Lrig_0.1, whole genome shotgun sequence genomic region, the following are encoded:
- the LOC124702450 gene encoding sanguinarine reductase-like, whose amino-acid sequence MATAHLGPALAVSSPRRLTCKLSSAQAGRRAVLRSCSLPLLLGLAAAGRGGWRAAAAVESRTVQQGEDGAEGAAEASSKLVLVVGGTGGVGQLVVASLLSRKIKTRLLLRNPEKAVTLFGKQDESVLQVYEADTRNVDAFTPEMFEGVTHVICTTGTTAFPSKRWDGDNTPERVDWDGVRNFVSAMPKTIERLVLVSSIGVTKYSEIPWSIMNLFGVLKYKKMAEDFIRDSGIPFTIIRPGRLTDGPYTSYDLNTLLKATAGERRAVEIGQGDKLVGEASRLVVAEACIQALDIESTQGQAYEISSVKGEGPGNDQEKWKKLFAAAELN is encoded by the exons ATGGCGACGGCTCACCTTGGCCCTGCGCTCGCGGTCTCGTCGCCGCGCCGCCTAACCTGCAAACTTAGCTCCGCGCAGGCAGGAAGAAGAGCGGTGCTGCGTTCTTGCTCGCTTCCCTTGCTGTTGGGGCTCGCGGCGGCGGGCCGAGGTGGGTGGCGtgccgcggcggcggtggagtcCAGGACCGTGCAGCAGggggaggacggagcggagggggCGGCCGAGGCGTCCTCGAAGCTGGTCCTCGTCGTCGGCGGAACCGGCGGCGTAG GGCAGTTGGTGGTAGCATCTTTGCTGAGCAGGAAAATCAAGACGAGGTTGCTCCTAAGAAACCCTGAAAAGGCAGTGACCTTATTTGGCAAGCAAGATGAGAGTGTTTTGCAG GTGTATGAAGCGGACACAAGAAATGTTGATGCTTTCACTCCAGAAATGTTTGAG GGAGTTACACATGTGATCTGTACTACTGGGACTACAGCATTTCCATCAAAGCGCTGGGATGGGGATAACACTCCTGAACGTGTAG ATTGGGATGGCGTCCGGAATTTTGTGAGTGCCATGCCAAAGACAATCGAGAGATTGGTTCTGGTGTCATCCATTGGTGTTACAAAATACAGTGAAATACCATGGAG TATCATGAACCTCTTCGGTGTGCTTAAGTACAAGAAGATGGCAGAAGACTTCATCCGAGATTCAGGCATACCTTTCACCATTATCAG GCCAGGGAGATTAACTGATGGGCCCTACACTTCCTATGACCTTAATACACTTCTTAAGGCTACAGCTGGAGAAAGACGAGCAGTTGAGATAGGACAAG GTGACAAGCTTGTGGGAGAAGCTAGCAGATTGGTGGTGGCAGAAGCGTGTATCCAAGCTTTGGATATTGAATCTACCCAAGGACAGGCATACGAGATTAGTTCGGTGAAG GGCGAAGGACCCGGAAACGACCAGGAGAAATGGAAGAAGCTATTCGCAGCTGCTGAATTGAACTAG